The proteins below come from a single Gimesia alba genomic window:
- a CDS encoding rhomboid family intramembrane serine protease, producing the protein MRKIGSLESEQQARHFADYLLTQGVDINVETSGDQWSVWVLDEDQVEQSKAELAEFSRNPEAEKYLSARLQANEIRDARIKKVREDAKKRVDVRETWNRPFTSRCPVTSLLIGVSIVVFLFMQSNEYENRVRQALSICTFKTSGNMISYDTRLMEVRDGEVWRLVTPIFIHFGVFHILFNSIMTYQLGGAIEMNRGSTRLALLVLVTAIPSNLAQFYWSGPGFGGLSGVVYGMFGYMWMKSQFDPRSTFYIPPNMVFILIGWFFLCMTGLVGNVANLAHGFGLVTGMVIGIGSSFLRQAGKSR; encoded by the coding sequence ATGAGAAAAATTGGCTCGCTCGAATCCGAGCAGCAGGCAAGGCATTTTGCAGACTATCTGCTGACGCAGGGAGTCGACATTAATGTGGAGACATCCGGCGATCAATGGTCGGTCTGGGTGTTAGATGAAGATCAGGTCGAACAGTCCAAAGCGGAGCTCGCCGAGTTTTCCAGGAATCCGGAAGCCGAAAAATATCTGAGTGCTCGGCTGCAGGCGAATGAAATTCGCGATGCACGAATCAAAAAAGTGCGCGAGGATGCAAAAAAGCGGGTTGATGTACGCGAGACCTGGAATCGCCCGTTTACCAGCCGTTGTCCGGTGACCTCTTTGCTGATCGGCGTGAGTATTGTTGTATTTTTATTCATGCAATCAAACGAATATGAGAATCGGGTCAGGCAGGCATTGAGTATCTGCACGTTCAAAACATCAGGCAACATGATAAGCTATGATACCCGCTTAATGGAAGTGCGCGATGGCGAAGTCTGGAGACTGGTGACACCGATCTTTATTCATTTTGGCGTGTTTCACATTTTGTTTAACTCAATTATGACCTATCAGCTGGGAGGCGCGATTGAAATGAATCGCGGCAGTACCCGGCTGGCGTTGCTGGTTTTAGTGACGGCGATTCCGTCTAATCTCGCACAGTTTTACTGGTCTGGTCCCGGCTTTGGTGGTTTATCGGGGGTTGTGTATGGCATGTTTGGTTATATGTGGATGAAGAGCCAGTTTGATCCGAGATCGACTTTTTATATTCCACCCAATATGGTGTTTATTCTGATCGGCTGGTTTTTTCTCTGTATGACCGGCCTGGTTGGGAATGTTGCCAATCTTGCACATGGGTTTGGTCTGGTTACCGGCATGGTAATCGGCATAGGATCGTCGTTTTTAAGGCAAGCCGGCAAATCAAGGTGA
- a CDS encoding M16 family metallopeptidase, translated as MSFASHTSLSAAGDPAPPEKIRTVEGITEYSLENGMKVLLFPDPSSPKVTVNLTLLVGSRHEGYGETGMAHLLEHMLFKGTPTHQNIPKELQARGAQFNGTTWYDRTNYYETLPASEDNLEFALKMEADRMMNSYVKAEDLASEMTVVRNEFERGENSPSRMLMQKVMASAFEWHNYGKSTIGNRADIERVPIDRLKGFYQKYYQPDNAVLIVAGKFEQAEALKLINKYFGTIPRPERKLDKTYTEEPAQEGERIITLRRIGEVPSVGVVYHIPAAAHKDMAALDVLESTLTDDPAGVLYQALVKTKKASSVSGSIFALHDPGVLRLMVEIVKGNDPQVILGILFDTLQEVREKGISPENVARAKEKLLKQYEQAENNSSRLAVELSEWVAMGDWRLRFLYRDALEKVTPEDVKRVADEYLRANNRTVGIFEPVKESQKVAIPQVADIEKMIGDYKGREAVAMGEDFDVSPENIDKRTTVKTLPGGVKVALLSKKTRGEEVNLTMTLRYGNLENLQGKRTASEFLPVIMKRGTKNKTRQEIEDELNKLRAQLNLSGSAGVVNVGIKTRKESLGKVLEILKEILREPTLPAAELELLKTQQVAMLEKQKTDPQSRAILSVRRQLRPYSEQDPRYVPDIDQEIARVKALSQSDLQSLYENYLGASVGEIAVVGDFSEEEVYSQLGSVLENWESKAAYAHIPAEAHDIPGKLTEIIIPDKANAFYFGGLTFPMNSTSPDYPDLIVAGSVLGSSGLSSRLGDRVRQKEGLAYGVGAFIHADTIDMRGSISLYASCNPDNMEKVETAIKEELALLISKGITKEELANAQKGYLEKQEVSRTSDASLASILSTNLFADRNMTYYSELEQKINAVTTDAAQQAFAKYIHPENLIIVVSGSLKK; from the coding sequence ATGAGCTTTGCTTCCCACACCTCTCTTTCAGCAGCGGGAGACCCTGCTCCTCCTGAAAAAATCAGAACCGTAGAAGGCATAACCGAGTATTCACTGGAAAACGGCATGAAAGTGCTGCTATTTCCCGATCCTTCCAGCCCCAAGGTGACGGTCAATTTGACCCTGCTGGTTGGCTCCCGTCATGAAGGTTACGGCGAGACCGGTATGGCGCACCTCCTGGAGCATATGTTGTTCAAAGGCACGCCTACGCATCAAAATATCCCGAAGGAACTGCAGGCCCGTGGTGCTCAGTTTAACGGGACAACCTGGTATGACCGTACGAATTATTACGAAACTCTGCCCGCCAGCGAGGACAATCTGGAGTTCGCGCTGAAGATGGAAGCCGACCGCATGATGAACAGTTATGTGAAGGCCGAAGATCTGGCATCAGAAATGACCGTCGTGCGGAACGAGTTTGAACGCGGAGAAAACAGCCCTTCACGCATGCTGATGCAGAAAGTGATGGCGTCTGCTTTTGAATGGCATAACTACGGGAAATCGACCATTGGTAACCGGGCCGACATCGAGCGGGTTCCCATCGATCGCCTGAAAGGGTTTTACCAGAAATATTATCAGCCGGATAATGCCGTGCTGATCGTGGCGGGGAAATTCGAGCAGGCCGAAGCACTGAAGCTGATCAACAAATATTTCGGCACGATCCCCCGCCCCGAGCGAAAACTGGATAAAACTTATACGGAAGAGCCAGCCCAGGAAGGCGAGCGCATCATCACGCTGCGCCGGATTGGTGAAGTTCCTTCCGTTGGGGTGGTGTATCACATTCCGGCAGCCGCCCATAAAGATATGGCGGCTTTGGATGTGCTGGAGTCAACGCTGACCGATGATCCGGCGGGCGTTCTCTATCAGGCACTGGTCAAAACCAAGAAAGCCTCCAGTGTCTCAGGATCGATCTTTGCACTGCATGATCCGGGCGTATTGCGACTGATGGTGGAAATCGTCAAAGGCAACGATCCGCAGGTCATTTTGGGGATTCTGTTTGATACGCTGCAGGAAGTCCGCGAGAAAGGAATCTCCCCTGAAAATGTGGCGCGTGCCAAAGAAAAACTGCTCAAGCAATACGAACAGGCTGAGAATAACAGTTCCCGTCTGGCTGTTGAACTGTCTGAATGGGTGGCGATGGGAGACTGGCGGCTCCGATTTCTGTATCGGGATGCACTGGAGAAAGTCACTCCCGAAGATGTGAAACGCGTTGCAGACGAGTATCTGAGAGCCAACAACCGGACGGTCGGAATCTTCGAGCCGGTCAAGGAAAGTCAGAAAGTGGCAATCCCACAGGTCGCCGACATCGAAAAAATGATTGGCGACTACAAAGGACGTGAAGCGGTTGCGATGGGAGAAGACTTCGACGTCTCTCCCGAAAATATCGACAAACGCACGACCGTCAAAACATTGCCGGGCGGCGTCAAAGTCGCTTTGCTTTCGAAGAAAACACGCGGCGAAGAAGTCAATCTGACGATGACCCTGCGATATGGAAATCTGGAAAATCTGCAAGGCAAACGGACTGCCTCTGAGTTTCTACCGGTGATCATGAAGCGGGGAACAAAGAATAAAACCCGTCAGGAAATTGAAGACGAACTGAATAAGTTACGTGCGCAATTAAATCTTTCCGGATCGGCCGGCGTAGTGAACGTGGGCATTAAAACCCGCAAAGAGAGTCTGGGGAAAGTATTAGAGATCCTCAAAGAGATTCTCCGCGAGCCAACCCTGCCCGCAGCAGAGCTGGAACTTTTGAAAACCCAGCAAGTCGCGATGCTGGAAAAACAGAAAACCGATCCGCAGTCTCGGGCGATTCTGTCAGTACGCCGTCAATTGAGACCATATAGTGAGCAAGACCCCCGTTACGTGCCTGATATTGATCAGGAAATTGCGCGCGTCAAAGCCCTTTCGCAAAGTGATCTGCAATCGTTGTACGAGAATTACCTCGGTGCGTCGGTGGGTGAAATTGCGGTTGTCGGCGATTTTTCTGAAGAGGAAGTCTATTCACAACTCGGGTCTGTTCTGGAAAACTGGGAATCGAAAGCCGCCTATGCTCACATTCCTGCAGAGGCACACGATATTCCTGGAAAGCTGACAGAAATCATCATTCCCGATAAAGCAAATGCCTTCTATTTTGGCGGTCTGACTTTTCCGATGAACAGCACGTCTCCCGACTATCCGGATCTGATTGTCGCTGGTTCGGTGCTCGGTTCGAGTGGACTCTCTTCGCGACTGGGGGATCGTGTGCGCCAGAAAGAAGGGCTCGCGTATGGTGTGGGTGCATTTATCCACGCTGACACGATTGATATGCGTGGCTCGATTTCCCTTTATGCCAGCTGTAATCCCGATAATATGGAGAAAGTCGAAACTGCCATCAAAGAAGAGTTGGCACTGTTGATCTCCAAAGGGATTACGAAAGAAGAACTGGCGAATGCTCAGAAAGGTTATTTAGAGAAGCAGGAAGTTTCGCGGACCAGCGATGCTTCACTGGCCTCGATTCTGTCAACGAATTTATTCGCCGATCGGAATATGACCTACTATTCAGAGCTGGAACAGAAAATCAATGCGGTGACTACTGACGCAGCGCAACAGGCGTTTGCGAAGTACATTCACCCCGAAAATCTGATTATTGTTGTTTCCGGCAGCTTGAAGAAATAG